In Enterobacter cloacae, the following are encoded in one genomic region:
- a CDS encoding DNA polymerase III subunit chi, whose amino-acid sequence MKNATFYLLDNDTHQDGLSAVEQLVCEIAAERWRAGKRVLIACEDEQQAIRLDEALWARPPESFVPHNLSGEGPRGGAPVEIAWPQKRNSSARDILISLRIDFADFATAFTEVVDFVPYEESLKQLARERYKAYRMAGFNLNTATWT is encoded by the coding sequence ATGAAGAATGCAACGTTCTACCTTCTGGACAACGACACCCACCAGGATGGCCTCAGCGCTGTTGAACAACTGGTGTGTGAAATTGCCGCAGAACGTTGGCGCGCAGGTAAACGCGTTCTGATTGCCTGTGAAGATGAACAACAGGCTATCCGCCTTGACGAAGCGCTGTGGGCACGCCCACCGGAGAGTTTTGTTCCGCATAACTTGTCCGGAGAAGGGCCACGCGGCGGCGCACCGGTAGAAATTGCCTGGCCGCAAAAGCGCAACAGCAGCGCGCGCGATATTCTGATTAGCCTGCGGATAGATTTTGCAGATTTTGCCACCGCTTTCACAGAAGTGGTAGACTTTGTCCCCTACGAAGAATCTTTGAAACAACTGGCACGCGAGCGCTATAAAGCGTACCGCATGGCTGGTTTTAACCTGAATACGGCAACCTGGACATAA